From Oceanococcus atlanticus, a single genomic window includes:
- a CDS encoding TolC family protein yields the protein MFIPLIRGGALLLPSLLAVVAPSASAAEVSLASVLERTQAQHPSLRQIEALRLSRDPRHQAARFSPPKTVTLEFENVAGGGEFADAARLETSLSLGGVLEWPGKPDLRHAQVLSQTEVLALELDQRRRDVLANAASQYVEWAWYEARQALADKAVSLADTALQATQRRRQLGAASQADVQRARLALLDASQQQVQMQTLRDGARRALAMASGDTQWQPTHAAMNWSALPHPPAPADLRAQAEQAPLVAAAHAGYAQAEARLQHEVAQANPDLQWSLGVRHDRDSGDAALLAGFGIALGAARRSQPLQAALRQDLDAAGWAGQASVLDLGAKTAMAGAQLDSLRDEFYAVRDQLQPQAQALLDTTMKGYRDGRYSVLEMTSAQRELLRLEQRKLRIVKDFHQAWIELERVLGQALIQGAAS from the coding sequence ATGTTTATTCCCCTGATTCGGGGCGGCGCACTATTGTTGCCGTCGCTCCTGGCTGTGGTTGCGCCGAGTGCGTCTGCCGCAGAGGTATCCCTGGCCAGCGTGCTTGAGCGCACGCAGGCCCAACACCCGAGCTTGCGCCAGATCGAAGCGCTGCGCCTGAGTCGCGATCCGCGCCATCAGGCGGCCAGGTTCAGCCCGCCCAAAACGGTGACGCTGGAGTTTGAAAATGTTGCCGGTGGCGGCGAATTTGCTGATGCGGCCCGTCTGGAAACGAGCCTGAGCCTGGGCGGTGTTCTGGAGTGGCCCGGCAAGCCGGACTTGCGTCACGCACAGGTTTTGAGTCAAACCGAGGTGCTGGCGCTTGAGCTGGACCAAAGGCGTCGCGACGTACTCGCCAACGCCGCATCGCAGTATGTTGAATGGGCCTGGTATGAGGCGCGCCAAGCGTTGGCTGACAAAGCGGTGTCCTTGGCTGACACTGCGCTGCAAGCGACCCAGCGTCGGCGCCAACTGGGCGCCGCGTCACAAGCGGATGTGCAGAGGGCCCGCCTGGCCCTGCTGGATGCCTCACAACAGCAAGTACAGATGCAAACGCTACGCGATGGTGCGCGTCGTGCCCTGGCCATGGCCAGCGGTGATACGCAATGGCAGCCCACCCATGCCGCAATGAATTGGTCTGCCTTGCCGCATCCTCCGGCGCCTGCTGATCTGCGGGCCCAGGCCGAACAGGCGCCGTTGGTGGCAGCCGCACATGCCGGTTATGCACAGGCCGAGGCGCGTTTGCAGCATGAGGTGGCTCAGGCCAACCCCGATCTGCAATGGTCGCTGGGTGTGCGTCACGACCGAGACAGTGGTGATGCTGCGCTGCTGGCGGGTTTTGGTATTGCCCTGGGCGCTGCGCGACGCAGTCAACCGCTGCAGGCGGCTTTGCGTCAGGATCTGGACGCGGCGGGTTGGGCCGGCCAGGCCAGCGTTCTCGACCTGGGTGCAAAGACCGCCATGGCGGGTGCCCAGCTCGACAGTCTGAGAGATGAGTTCTACGCCGTGCGCGATCAGCTACAGCCGCAGGCGCAGGCGCTGCTCGACACCACGATGAAAGGCTATCGGGACGGGCGCTACAGCGTGCTTGAGATGACCAGTGCGCAGCGTGAGTTGTTGCGTCTGGAGCAGCGCAAGCTCCGCATCGTCAAAGACTTTCATCAAGCCTGGATCGAGCTCGAGCGTGTGCTGGGTCAGGCCCTTATTCAGGGAGCGGCATCATGA
- a CDS encoding flavin-containing monooxygenase, with product MSPQHFDILIIGAGLSGIGTAVHLRREHPQRSMAIIERRARLGGTWDLFRYPGIRSDSDMASFGYRFKPWDSDKVLADGPSIRSYITETAKEHGIAETIQYGLNITASNWSSEQQRWVLRAEDVETGESRTLTCHFLINCSGYYNYAEGYRPHFEGEEDFKGQIVHPQHWPEQLDYAGKRVVVIGSGATAVTVVPAMARQAAHVTMLQRSPSYVFSLPDTDKMAMALRRYLPRGLAYRIVRGRNIAVQRGLYLACRRWPKRMRKFLIGQVRKQVGPDFDMRHFTPRYMPWDERLCAVPDGDLFVALREGRASVETDTIERFTENGILLKSGKQLEADIIITATGLNLQMMGGMELTVDDAPMPLNEQMTYKGAMIQNVPNFLWVFGYTNAPWTLKSDIAGRYLCRLLRHMDEHGNAVAVPRDDSGANALDEGILDSLQSGYVQRGKASLPRQGRSGPWRVLMHYGKDKKVLLDEPIDDGCLEFQPVRAAAADSAAPEPMAA from the coding sequence ATGAGCCCACAACATTTCGACATTCTTATTATTGGCGCCGGCCTGTCCGGTATCGGCACGGCGGTGCATCTGCGGCGCGAGCATCCGCAGCGCTCCATGGCCATCATCGAGCGCCGCGCCCGTCTGGGCGGCACCTGGGATCTGTTCCGCTATCCCGGCATTCGTTCCGATTCGGACATGGCCAGTTTCGGCTATCGCTTCAAGCCCTGGGATTCCGACAAGGTTCTGGCCGACGGCCCGTCGATCCGCTCGTACATCACTGAAACGGCCAAAGAGCATGGCATTGCCGAAACCATTCAGTACGGCCTCAACATCACTGCCTCGAACTGGTCGAGCGAACAGCAACGCTGGGTGCTGCGAGCTGAGGATGTGGAAACCGGTGAGAGCCGGACGCTGACCTGTCATTTCCTGATCAACTGCAGCGGCTACTACAACTACGCCGAAGGCTACCGCCCGCATTTCGAGGGCGAAGAGGACTTCAAGGGCCAGATCGTGCATCCGCAGCACTGGCCGGAGCAGCTCGACTACGCCGGCAAGCGGGTGGTGGTGATCGGCAGTGGTGCCACGGCCGTCACCGTGGTTCCGGCAATGGCCAGACAGGCTGCGCATGTGACCATGCTGCAGCGCTCACCCAGCTATGTGTTCTCCCTGCCGGACACCGACAAGATGGCTATGGCGCTGCGTCGGTATTTGCCGCGCGGCTTGGCCTACCGGATTGTGCGCGGTCGCAACATTGCGGTGCAGCGCGGTCTGTATCTGGCCTGTCGGCGCTGGCCCAAGCGCATGCGCAAGTTCCTTATCGGGCAGGTGCGCAAGCAGGTCGGGCCGGATTTCGATATGCGTCATTTCACCCCGCGCTACATGCCCTGGGACGAGCGCCTGTGCGCGGTGCCCGATGGCGATCTGTTCGTGGCCTTGCGTGAAGGGCGCGCTTCGGTGGAAACCGACACTATCGAACGTTTCACCGAAAACGGCATTTTGCTCAAGTCTGGCAAGCAGCTCGAGGCAGACATCATCATCACCGCCACCGGCCTCAATCTGCAGATGATGGGCGGCATGGAGCTGACCGTGGATGATGCGCCGATGCCGCTGAACGAGCAGATGACCTACAAGGGCGCAATGATCCAGAACGTGCCCAACTTCCTGTGGGTGTTCGGTTATACCAATGCGCCGTGGACGCTCAAGTCCGATATCGCCGGGCGCTACCTGTGTCGCCTGCTGCGGCATATGGATGAGCATGGCAATGCGGTGGCGGTCCCGCGGGATGATTCCGGCGCCAATGCGCTGGACGAGGGTATCCTGGATTCGCTGCAGTCCGGCTATGTACAGCGTGGCAAAGCCAGCCTGCCACGTCAGGGCCGCTCCGGTCCCTGGCGCGTGCTGATGCACTACGGCAAGGACAAAAAAGTGCTGCTGGATGAGCCGATTGACGACGGTTGTTTGGAGTTTCAGCCGGTGCGTGCAGCGGCGGCTGACAGCGCCGCGCCGGAGCCCATGGCCGCCTGA
- a CDS encoding TetR/AcrR family transcriptional regulator, translated as MTNTSSKAPRGRPRRSHSQLENSRRRILDAARSLFARDGYDGVSMRNIARLAECSPAALYTVFASKREVLRVIWEEVFNTLAEQLERIAEQAPAPQRVLALCEGMVDFWLAHPDDFRAIFLIEDRLQSAQDHYFVDSSAALTRLDVLRKAIAQAQAHGSIRSAAVDDVLNILLCTVQGLALNLITIPEYPWGDARALKHATLSALVRGLAPQ; from the coding sequence ATGACGAACACAAGCAGCAAAGCACCGCGCGGGCGCCCGCGGCGCAGTCACAGCCAGCTCGAAAACAGCCGGCGGCGCATCCTCGATGCGGCGCGCAGCCTGTTCGCCCGAGACGGCTATGATGGTGTATCCATGCGCAACATCGCGCGCCTGGCGGAGTGTTCGCCCGCCGCGCTTTACACCGTGTTTGCGAGCAAGCGCGAGGTGCTGCGGGTGATCTGGGAGGAGGTCTTCAATACCCTGGCCGAACAGCTCGAGAGGATTGCCGAGCAAGCCCCCGCGCCGCAGCGTGTGCTGGCCCTGTGCGAGGGCATGGTGGATTTCTGGCTGGCTCATCCAGATGATTTTCGCGCCATCTTTCTGATCGAAGATCGCCTGCAGAGCGCTCAGGATCATTACTTTGTCGACAGTTCAGCAGCACTGACGCGTCTTGATGTGCTGCGCAAGGCGATTGCACAGGCCCAGGCCCACGGGAGCATTCGCAGTGCGGCTGTGGACGATGTACTCAATATCCTGTTGTGCACCGTGCAGGGGCTGGCGCTCAACCTGATCACCATTCCTGAATATCCCTGGGGTGATGCGCGGGCGCTCAAGCACGCCACGCTCAGTGCGCTGGTGCGCGGGCTGGCGCCGCAATAA
- a CDS encoding efflux RND transporter periplasmic adaptor subunit gives MMQSLFKWCSALLLVAGVMPVAMASGEHEHDEQAASHIDEAMIDAMGLRMAVAGPGVLDVTRVLSGRVHVDPSRVSRVRPRFAGLIEAVDAALWSQVSKGQVLARIQSNDSLQSYDLRAPIGGWIVRREALVGEITGDEPLFVIADLSSLWIEFDVFDHDLDAVRVGQRVNIRGLHDDALGQGVIEQLSPLAIHIAQSVRARVVVDNREGQLRPGQYVSGEVIVSQQSYPLLVQQSAVQQLDGRAVVFEQSGDEFVARPVVLGARDADQVAVLDGLQAGARYVSGNSYLIKADIEKSGAAHHH, from the coding sequence ATGATGCAGTCTCTATTCAAGTGGTGCTCGGCGTTGCTTCTCGTGGCGGGTGTGATGCCCGTAGCTATGGCCAGTGGCGAGCACGAGCATGACGAACAAGCAGCCTCACACATTGATGAGGCGATGATCGATGCGATGGGCCTGCGGATGGCGGTAGCTGGCCCGGGCGTTCTCGATGTCACCCGCGTGCTGAGTGGACGCGTGCATGTTGATCCATCGCGGGTATCACGAGTGCGCCCGCGCTTTGCCGGTTTGATCGAAGCTGTTGACGCGGCGCTGTGGAGCCAGGTCAGCAAGGGCCAGGTGCTGGCCCGGATACAGAGCAACGACAGTTTGCAGAGTTACGACCTGCGAGCCCCCATTGGTGGCTGGATCGTTCGCCGTGAAGCGCTGGTCGGTGAGATCACTGGCGATGAGCCTTTGTTCGTGATTGCCGATCTGTCGAGTCTGTGGATCGAGTTTGATGTGTTCGACCACGATCTTGATGCGGTGCGGGTTGGTCAGCGGGTCAATATTCGTGGCCTGCATGACGACGCGCTGGGTCAGGGTGTTATCGAGCAGCTGTCGCCGCTGGCCATTCATATTGCGCAGTCAGTGCGTGCCCGGGTCGTGGTCGACAACCGGGAAGGGCAGTTGCGCCCCGGACAGTACGTCAGTGGCGAGGTGATTGTGTCGCAGCAGTCCTATCCGCTGCTTGTGCAGCAATCTGCGGTCCAGCAACTGGATGGCCGGGCTGTGGTGTTCGAGCAAAGCGGTGATGAATTTGTGGCGCGTCCTGTTGTGTTGGGCGCGCGTGATGCCGATCAGGTGGCCGTACTTGATGGTCTGCAGGCCGGTGCACGTTATGTCAGCGGCAACAGCTACCTGATCAAGGCGGATATCGAAAAATCCGGCGCCGCGCACCACCACTGA
- a CDS encoding efflux RND transporter permease subunit, with translation MLDSIVRFAIANRVLVLFAVAVVAALGFYNAQRLAIDAVPDITNVQVQINTALPGFSPLEVEQRVTFAVETAMAGIPRLDYTRSLSRYGLSQVTVVFEDGTDVYFARQLVSERLASVVTELPDAASPSLGPIATGLGEIFMYTVGAADDAAWSPSDLRTVQDWIVRPQLRQTPGVVEVNTTGGEEKTYLVAPWPHRLLAYDLSHHDVLAALARNNSNTGAGFIERHGVQYLIRSPGQLGGLEDIRNIVVAKREGVPIRLGELAEVAISQHLRSGAATRNGEEVVLGTTFMLIGANSRKVAAAVAERLSEIEASLPQGVILNPVYNRMNLVDKTIATVEKNLIEGALLVVAVLFAMLGNLRAALITALVIPLSMLMTISGMVATRTSGNLMSLGALDFGLIVDGAVIIVENSLRRLAQAQQAAGQALPLAQRLRVVRQATSEVIRPSMFALTIILVVYLPVFALGGVEGKMFHPMALTVVMALLAAMLLSLTFVPAALALFMRGRVVEREPRMVRGLQALYRPVLAWALRWRYLCVAGALALVLLSAWAATRMGAEFIPTLDEHDVAMHALRIPGTGLNQSIEIQQVLEREMLSLPEVDQVFSKVGTGEVANDPMPPGLADTFLMLKPRAEWPDPDKPKQRLLDELSALAHKVPGSNYEITQPIEMRFNELIAGVRADVAIKVYGDDLDTLAQLAARIETVVAELPGAEDVRSEQLGGLPMIQVVPKRDALARYGLDVVAVQDSVRIALGGEVAGQVYEGDHRFDLLVRLPDTLRDNIQALRDLPVPLPQSERRVAGEADALGVAHTPPRHVPLGAVAEIEHIVGPNQISRENGKRRVVVSANVRGEDLSRFVSSARAAVREQIELPPGYWLSFGGSFEQLVSAARRLSLIVPLTLLLIMAILYAAFGSLRDALIVFSGVPLALTGGIAALLLRGLPLSISAAVGFIALSGVAVLNGVVMVSFIRERLKRGEALDEAITQGALIRLRPVLMTALVASLGFVPMALNVGIGAEVQRPLATVVIGGIVSSTVLTLVVLPALYRLFAQAAGQR, from the coding sequence ATGCTTGATTCAATCGTGCGGTTCGCCATTGCGAACCGCGTGCTGGTGTTGTTTGCGGTGGCGGTTGTTGCAGCCTTGGGTTTTTATAACGCACAGCGACTGGCTATTGATGCGGTGCCTGACATCACCAATGTTCAGGTCCAGATCAATACGGCGTTGCCGGGTTTTTCACCGCTGGAAGTGGAGCAGCGGGTGACCTTTGCCGTGGAAACGGCGATGGCCGGGATTCCCCGTCTCGATTACACACGATCGTTGTCACGCTACGGCTTGTCGCAGGTGACCGTGGTGTTCGAGGATGGCACCGATGTGTATTTTGCACGTCAGCTGGTAAGCGAGCGTCTGGCCTCGGTGGTGACTGAGCTGCCCGATGCAGCGTCGCCATCGCTTGGTCCTATTGCCACCGGTCTGGGCGAGATCTTCATGTACACCGTCGGTGCTGCTGACGATGCGGCATGGTCGCCCAGCGACCTGCGTACCGTTCAGGACTGGATTGTCCGGCCACAATTGCGTCAAACCCCCGGTGTCGTTGAGGTCAACACCACCGGCGGCGAGGAAAAGACCTATCTGGTGGCGCCATGGCCTCATCGCCTGCTTGCCTATGACCTCAGCCACCACGACGTACTTGCGGCGCTGGCCCGTAACAACAGCAACACCGGTGCGGGCTTCATAGAACGTCATGGGGTTCAGTATCTGATCCGCTCGCCGGGGCAACTGGGCGGGCTTGAGGATATTCGCAACATCGTGGTGGCCAAGCGTGAAGGTGTGCCCATTCGGCTTGGGGAACTGGCCGAAGTGGCCATTTCGCAACATTTACGCAGCGGCGCCGCAACCCGCAATGGTGAAGAGGTGGTGCTGGGCACCACGTTTATGCTGATTGGGGCTAACAGCCGCAAGGTGGCCGCTGCTGTGGCTGAACGCCTGAGCGAAATTGAAGCGTCGCTGCCGCAGGGTGTCATCCTTAATCCGGTTTACAACCGGATGAACCTGGTCGACAAGACCATCGCCACGGTGGAAAAGAACCTGATTGAAGGGGCTTTGCTGGTGGTGGCCGTGCTGTTTGCGATGTTGGGCAATCTGCGTGCGGCCCTGATCACGGCCCTGGTCATACCGTTGTCCATGCTGATGACGATAAGCGGGATGGTAGCGACCCGGACATCGGGCAATCTGATGAGTCTAGGCGCGCTGGATTTCGGCCTGATCGTTGATGGTGCTGTCATCATCGTGGAGAACAGCTTGCGTCGGCTGGCGCAGGCGCAGCAGGCCGCCGGCCAGGCTCTGCCTTTGGCCCAGCGTCTCAGGGTGGTCCGGCAGGCCACCTCGGAAGTGATCAGGCCAAGCATGTTTGCCCTGACCATCATTCTGGTGGTGTACCTGCCCGTGTTTGCGCTTGGTGGCGTGGAAGGCAAGATGTTTCATCCCATGGCTTTGACCGTGGTCATGGCCTTGCTGGCGGCGATGCTGTTGTCGCTGACGTTTGTGCCGGCGGCGCTGGCCTTGTTCATGCGTGGGCGGGTTGTAGAGCGTGAACCTCGCATGGTGCGTGGTCTGCAAGCGTTGTATCGCCCGGTACTGGCGTGGGCGCTGCGCTGGCGCTACCTGTGCGTTGCCGGCGCATTGGCGCTGGTCTTGCTCAGCGCCTGGGCGGCGACGCGCATGGGGGCGGAATTTATTCCTACCCTGGATGAGCACGACGTGGCCATGCACGCCCTGCGTATTCCGGGCACCGGTTTGAATCAGTCAATCGAGATCCAGCAGGTGCTTGAGCGCGAGATGCTCAGCCTGCCCGAGGTCGATCAGGTGTTCTCCAAAGTGGGTACCGGCGAGGTGGCCAATGATCCGATGCCGCCGGGGCTGGCCGACACCTTCTTGATGCTGAAACCGCGTGCTGAATGGCCTGATCCGGACAAGCCCAAGCAGCGGCTGCTTGATGAGCTGTCGGCGTTGGCGCACAAGGTGCCGGGCAGCAACTATGAGATCACCCAGCCGATCGAGATGCGTTTCAATGAGCTGATCGCGGGTGTGCGGGCGGACGTGGCTATCAAGGTTTACGGCGACGATCTGGACACCTTGGCGCAGTTGGCTGCGCGCATCGAAACCGTGGTGGCTGAGCTGCCCGGCGCTGAAGATGTACGCAGTGAGCAACTCGGCGGTTTACCGATGATTCAGGTGGTGCCCAAGCGTGATGCACTGGCTCGTTACGGTCTGGACGTTGTGGCCGTTCAGGACAGCGTGCGGATTGCGCTGGGCGGTGAGGTGGCCGGGCAGGTGTATGAAGGTGATCATCGCTTTGACCTGCTGGTGCGCTTACCCGACACCTTGCGTGACAACATTCAGGCCTTGCGTGATTTGCCCGTGCCGCTGCCGCAGAGTGAGCGGCGTGTCGCCGGTGAGGCTGACGCGCTGGGTGTTGCGCATACGCCGCCTCGGCATGTCCCGCTGGGCGCTGTGGCCGAGATCGAGCATATCGTGGGGCCGAATCAGATCAGTCGTGAGAACGGCAAGCGCCGTGTGGTGGTCAGTGCCAACGTCCGCGGCGAGGATTTGTCGCGCTTTGTCAGCTCGGCGCGTGCCGCGGTGCGTGAGCAGATCGAATTGCCGCCGGGATACTGGTTGAGCTTTGGCGGCAGTTTCGAGCAGCTGGTTTCAGCGGCGCGGCGCCTGAGCCTGATCGTGCCGCTGACACTGCTGCTGATCATGGCCATTCTTTACGCCGCATTTGGCAGCCTGCGCGATGCCTTGATCGTATTTTCGGGCGTACCTTTGGCGCTAACCGGTGGCATCGCCGCCTTGCTGTTGCGTGGTTTGCCGTTGTCGATCTCGGCGGCGGTCGGTTTCATCGCGCTGTCCGGCGTCGCCGTCCTCAATGGTGTGGTGATGGTCTCATTCATCCGCGAGCGCTTGAAGCGGGGTGAAGCGCTGGACGAGGCGATTACCCAAGGTGCCCTGATTCGTCTCAGGCCGGTACTGATGACCGCTTTGGTTGCGTCCCTTGGTTTTGTGCCCATGGCCCTGAACGTGGGTATAGGGGCGGAGGTGCAGCGGCCGCTTGCCACGGTTGTGATCGGTGGGATCGTGTCGTCCACCGTGCTTACTCTAGTGGTGTTGCCGGCGCTTTATCGCCTGTTCGCTCAAGCGGCGGGGCAGCGCTAG
- a CDS encoding poly(ethylene terephthalate) hydrolase family protein has protein sequence MKAWPWLLATTVLAACNDNSTSATADPTPQDVPAVAADPAPLGPYEPQTQDYDFGRISVSDEQTGDSYETDVHGYLVYPSAAQGPFPLILFQHGRHQTCETGLGQLPVPVGDDNCPDLAPIISPANSYLGYDYLARNLASHGYAVLSIDTNDVNDNDGSASAGDAGALARATLILEHLDAFREINANGGEGFDHLIGQLDLSRIGLMGHSRGGEGVAKAITLNAQREQPHNLEAVFALAPTDYNTQVVQGVAYATLLPYCDGDVENLMGAFAFDHARYADAQDAWPKFQILAMGANHNYFNTVWTSDDWTIHGSSSDSHCGTSSATHARDSEEDQRALGLFFMASFFRYFIGQESDFAAYWTGLSKVPPSACPGELEDCPGRYHLSVQPAAVDRLLINATPDEQALSINALGGAVSFDGFASFGVCQAGGASGEGCEVADPTFSSASQLYLSWTSPALYRTALNGLDVRDYTLLSLRVGLSHGDTANADGQDFLIALIDTAGQEVVVHAADLGAALFDPPGDAFDAGGSEKTTLNGLLAPLSLFEGVDLGALAALELRFGQSSAGTLQINDVMFSKLALK, from the coding sequence ATGAAAGCTTGGCCCTGGCTGCTGGCGACAACCGTACTCGCTGCCTGCAACGACAATTCGACCTCCGCTACGGCGGATCCGACGCCACAGGACGTGCCGGCGGTGGCTGCCGACCCGGCACCTTTGGGGCCGTATGAACCGCAGACCCAGGACTACGATTTCGGGCGGATCAGCGTCAGCGATGAGCAGACCGGCGACAGCTACGAAACTGATGTGCACGGTTATCTGGTCTATCCGAGCGCGGCGCAGGGCCCGTTTCCGCTGATTCTTTTCCAGCATGGCCGCCACCAGACCTGCGAAACCGGCCTGGGCCAGTTGCCGGTGCCGGTGGGCGATGACAACTGCCCCGATCTGGCCCCGATCATCAGCCCGGCCAACAGCTATCTGGGCTATGACTATCTGGCGCGCAATCTGGCCAGCCACGGCTACGCCGTGCTGTCCATCGACACCAACGATGTCAACGACAACGATGGCAGCGCCAGCGCGGGTGATGCCGGCGCACTGGCCCGCGCCACGCTGATTCTCGAGCACCTCGATGCCTTCAGAGAGATCAACGCCAACGGCGGCGAGGGCTTCGATCACCTGATCGGCCAGCTGGATCTGTCGCGCATCGGGTTGATGGGGCATTCGCGTGGCGGCGAGGGCGTGGCCAAAGCCATCACCCTGAATGCTCAGCGTGAGCAGCCGCACAATCTTGAGGCAGTGTTTGCACTGGCGCCGACCGACTACAACACCCAGGTGGTGCAGGGCGTGGCCTATGCAACCCTGCTGCCTTACTGCGACGGTGATGTGGAGAATCTGATGGGCGCATTCGCGTTCGATCATGCGCGCTACGCCGATGCGCAGGATGCCTGGCCCAAATTTCAGATCCTGGCGATGGGGGCCAATCACAACTACTTCAACACGGTCTGGACGTCGGATGACTGGACCATCCACGGCAGCAGCAGCGACAGCCATTGCGGCACCTCAAGCGCGACCCACGCGCGCGACAGCGAGGAAGACCAGCGCGCGCTGGGGCTGTTCTTCATGGCCTCGTTCTTCCGTTATTTCATCGGGCAGGAAAGTGATTTCGCCGCCTACTGGACGGGGTTATCCAAGGTGCCGCCCAGCGCCTGCCCAGGTGAGCTTGAGGATTGCCCCGGGCGCTATCACCTCAGCGTGCAACCTGCCGCAGTGGACCGCTTGCTGATTAATGCCACGCCGGATGAACAGGCCCTGAGCATCAACGCACTCGGTGGCGCGGTGAGCTTCGATGGGTTCGCCAGTTTCGGTGTTTGTCAGGCCGGAGGCGCCAGCGGTGAAGGCTGCGAAGTGGCCGATCCGACCTTTTCCAGCGCGTCGCAGCTGTATCTGAGTTGGACATCTCCGGCGCTCTATCGCACGGCGCTCAACGGGCTGGACGTGCGTGATTACACGCTGCTGAGCTTGCGTGTAGGGCTGTCGCATGGTGATACGGCGAATGCCGACGGGCAGGACTTCCTCATAGCCCTGATCGATACCGCCGGGCAGGAAGTCGTCGTCCATGCGGCCGATCTGGGCGCTGCGCTGTTCGATCCGCCGGGTGATGCGTTTGACGCTGGAGGTTCTGAAAAAACCACGCTCAACGGATTGCTGGCACCGCTGAGCTTGTTTGAAGGGGTTGATCTGGGGGCTTTGGCGGCGCTTGAGTTGCGCTTTGGGCAAAGCTCCGCCGGTACTTTGCAGATCAATGATGTGATGTTTTCCAAACTTGCGCTGAAGTAA
- a CDS encoding flavin monoamine oxidase family protein: MSTPTTDCDVLVVGAGLAGLKAARELTAAGKRVRVLEARDRVGGRSKPGEICGHTIDLGGQWVGPDQKRLLAEAAALGVNTCPQYVEGDSLLHFDGKRRRYASDIPPLSPLALLEIALLERRWRREAGSLPVGAAWSAPQAAQWDSESVASWMRKHVRTRDARQFLRVVTRALLCAEPEQVSYLCMLEYMRQGKDLRTLLDVTGGAQQDKFVGGAWQIPKRMADQLGQCITLNSPVLGIDQHADAVTVHTAQADYRATQVIIATPPALAAKIDYNQPLPSRRWGLLQRMPMGAVIKIHVAYPTAFWRQRGLNGAVASNDRIFNVVFDQTPADQSIGILVGFMDGAHAVEMSTRGEQARRDQVIADLVSYFGDDAAQPIGYVDQDWTQEAWSLGGYVAHMPPGVMTQYGPSLREPCGRIHWAGTETATQWCGYLDGALQSGQRAAEEILGG, translated from the coding sequence ATGAGCACCCCTACCACTGATTGCGACGTCCTCGTTGTCGGCGCTGGCCTGGCCGGCCTCAAAGCCGCCCGTGAACTCACCGCTGCCGGCAAACGGGTGCGGGTGCTGGAGGCGCGCGACCGGGTTGGCGGGCGTTCCAAGCCCGGCGAAATCTGTGGACACACCATTGATCTGGGCGGGCAATGGGTCGGGCCTGACCAGAAACGCCTGCTCGCCGAAGCTGCGGCACTGGGCGTGAACACCTGTCCGCAATATGTCGAAGGCGACAGCCTGCTGCATTTCGACGGCAAACGACGTCGCTACGCCTCCGACATTCCGCCGTTGTCACCTCTGGCCCTGCTCGAAATCGCGCTGCTGGAACGGCGCTGGCGGCGCGAAGCCGGCTCCTTGCCGGTCGGGGCCGCTTGGTCAGCCCCCCAGGCAGCGCAATGGGATAGCGAGTCAGTCGCCAGCTGGATGCGCAAGCATGTGCGCACGCGTGATGCACGCCAGTTCCTCAGGGTGGTGACCCGCGCATTGCTGTGTGCCGAACCCGAGCAGGTGTCCTACTTGTGCATGCTTGAATACATGCGCCAGGGCAAAGACCTGCGCACGTTGCTGGATGTCACTGGCGGCGCCCAGCAGGACAAATTCGTCGGCGGCGCGTGGCAAATCCCCAAGCGCATGGCCGACCAGCTGGGCCAGTGCATCACCCTGAACAGCCCGGTGCTGGGGATCGACCAACACGCCGATGCGGTCACGGTGCACACCGCGCAGGCCGATTACCGCGCCACGCAAGTCATCATCGCGACACCACCGGCGCTAGCGGCCAAGATTGACTACAACCAGCCGCTGCCCTCACGCCGCTGGGGCCTGCTGCAGCGCATGCCCATGGGTGCGGTGATCAAGATTCATGTGGCCTACCCCACGGCGTTCTGGCGCCAGCGTGGCCTCAATGGCGCGGTCGCCAGCAACGACCGCATCTTCAACGTGGTGTTTGACCAGACGCCAGCGGATCAATCGATCGGCATTCTGGTTGGCTTCATGGACGGCGCCCACGCCGTGGAGATGAGCACGCGCGGCGAGCAGGCCCGGCGCGATCAGGTCATCGCCGACCTGGTGAGCTACTTTGGCGATGATGCGGCCCAGCCGATCGGCTATGTCGATCAGGACTGGACCCAGGAAGCCTGGAGCCTAGGCGGTTATGTGGCGCACATGCCGCCCGGCGTGATGACCCAATACGGCCCCAGCCTGCGTGAACCATGCGGACGCATCCACTGGGCGGGGACGGAAACCGCAACCCAATGGTGCGGCTATCTTGATGGCGCCCTGCAATCCGGCCAACGCGCCGCCGAGGAAATTCTCGGCGGCTGA